From Magnolia sinica isolate HGM2019 chromosome 13, MsV1, whole genome shotgun sequence, one genomic window encodes:
- the LOC131224310 gene encoding uncharacterized protein LOC131224310 — protein sequence MADKRPYTEAKAFYADASYYDGFASKEEKENDETKTPGNLQMKVVRKETAETEFFDMANTRKKFYFVPKHLRQPGQPPLTLLSPEQLELLQENYMVPIRPIPPVEYVAPVPPVALVPPPIPPPQPVVPFTEARIPLVAPMPPPEVSVAPAFPILPIGAEHFQQLMQLVATALQTRQPATAEVFG from the exons ATGGCTGATAAAAGACCGTACACAGAAGCCAAAGCCTTCTACGCCGATGCTAGCTACTATGATGGATTCGCtagcaaagaagaaaaagagaatgatGAAACCAAGACCCCAGGAAATCTTCAAATGAAGGTGGTAAGAAAAGAAACTGCAGAAACAGAGTTTTTCGATATGGCAAATACAAGAAAGAAATTTTACTTTGTACCCAAGCACCTAAGACAGCCGGGGCAGCCACCATTGACGCTGTTATCACCTGAACAACTAGAGCTTTTACAAGAAAATTACATG GTCCCGATCCGGCCTATTCCTCCAGTTGAGTACGTAGCGCCCGTACCTCCAGTTGCTctggttcccccacctattccccctcctcagcctgttGTTCCATTTACTGAGGCTCGTATCCCACTGGTCGCACCTATGCCTCCGCCCGAGGTGAGTGTTGCCCCTGCCTTTCCGATACTGCCTATAGGAGctgagcattttcagcagttgatgcagcttgttgccaccgcacTGCAGACCCGTCAGCCAGCTACTGCTGAGGTTTTCGGGTAG